The genomic DNA ATAATTATAAACAGACACTTCGTGGGCATGAATGTTGATCATGGGATGATGCCCTAGTCGATCAGCCTGACTTCAGTATCTCAGGGTGTCAAAGTGCGGAAAAGTAGGTATTGTCAATTATAGTGCTTCGAATCTACGGTCCATTCGCAATTGTGTGGGGCGCCGGTAAAAAGATGCCATACTCTGTGACAAGGACCGGGTTTCGAAGCTAGGATTCTCGGAAACGGGTGACCAGACAAATCAGGGCGGATTGACATGAACATGGATCGTTTTCGTATTTGATTGTGTGGTATAAAAGCAGGTGGAAACGGGAAAAGAACACagttttctttctttcttttcccCTCACACTATCGGGCGACTTTATCCTTGGATTTTGCGGCGTACCACACACTCTTTGACCTACATTCTTTAGATCCACCTACTTCCCTGATGAAGTTCTTTGCTGTGCTAATCCCTCTGGCGGCTGCCGTGTTGGCCGTCCCTTCTAAGAGCGAAGAATGCACCAACCCCGAAATACGTGTTGAATGGCGTAGTCTGACTCAGGACCAGCGCAACAGCTACCACAATGCAGTTAAATGTCTTCAGACTAAACCTAGCGGAGTCGAGGGACTCTCTCAGTATGATCTCTTTTCAAAGAGGCATGTGGATTTGTTTGGAGACAGTGCGTTACTTTGTTATTTGTTGATTTGATGCAAGCTGAAACTGGTGTTATCGTAGTTCATTACGTTGCTGCTTTCTTACCGGTATGCACTCGCTATGTTCAATCAAGTAAATTTCACCAACACCCATTGTAGTGGCATCGCTATTTCTCCCGTGCTCGCGGCCAGCTTATGAAGCAGTGCGGGTACGATGGACCCGATATGTAAGTCACCAGTGCATCTTGTTAATCTACGGGAGTCTAACGCACTTTCAAGTTACTGGGATTGGACCAAGGATGTGAACAACATGGAGTCTTCGGAAATGTTCGACCCCGTCAAAGGATTCGGAGGCACTGGCAAGCagacaaagacaaataaTACCACACTTAATTGTGTCAACGATGGTCCTTACGGTCTCCGGTCCAACTTTACGGTGCGTGGTTATCAATCTAATCTATTCGCAGTTTGCTTACGAACGCCTTAGCTATCCTGGCCGCAAAAGCGCTGCTTGCAGCGCAATTTTGATATGCGGCCTAGGCGAAGAACTTGGTGGGACAAACCCACTAGCCCTTCAACCCGCCATTCGCAGACTCAGATCGATAACATTAATAAGAAAACCAAGTTCGCCGACTTCTGGCCCGCATTGGAGGAAGGTCCCCACGATTCCGTGCACAACGAGATCAACAACGACATGGCTGCTAGTTTCTCTCCGGATGATGTGTTGGTGAGTTGAAACACAAACGTTGTGTCGACATGGCTAAACTGGTCTTAGTTCTTTCTCCATCACAACAACATCGACCGTTTATGGGCTCTCTGGCAAGATCGCGACCAAAACCGCTTGAAGGACTATTCAGGAAGTAAAGTCCAAGGACAGAATCTAACTGATCCAACCCGCCCTGCTGCTTCTCTTGACAACATAATCTTCATTGGGATGGAGAACCTGGGATTTCGCAATGTCACAGTCGGCGAACTTATGAATACTCAGGGCCCTGTCTTGTGCTACAAGGTAAGTCTAACCATTTTAACTATTGACTACCATATATTGACTCTATGACCCCTAGTACGACAAGTAGAGTGGACTTGTTAAGCTTTGTTTTCAAATGGACTTTATGGTTTATTTCAGGTTGTGTGCCGGACATTGGATTGGCAGATAGTACCCTTAATGTACATAATGCGGATTCGAGTTATTCCACAATTCTTCGCTCATGGCTTTTCAAGTCGCACTTGAAACCAACTTCCTTGAGTTGGAGATTCATAATTCATTTAGTAACTAATTACAATTGTACCCATCCTTGGATGCGATATTTGTGTCGTTCCGGTCCGGAATGCATGGCACCAGCCCAATATGCTGGGACGTGGCGGGGGTCCCTTTGAAAAAGACTAAGCCCGATGATATGAGGACTCCCCGCTACTTGGTCCTGATGATATATGGAACATGAGTACTTTGTTTTGTAGGAGACACTATCTTCTGTGCACCGATAGTTGCCCCTCCACCGTACGCCCAGGCACCTACCATGAGCATACCAGTACTCAAAAAATAGGATGGTACGAATCCGACAGACTGAACCAGCCCCAAAACAGAGCCTAGTATTTGACCGAGTATCGTACAGAGTACGCCGACCGATGTCAGTGCCCCTGCCCAGAGTGCACACACCCAGGGACAGCTATACTCGATAGATAAGTCTTGCAGACCCGTACCATATTTCTCGTTTGCCTGGAGGTACTGAGACTAGCACTACGATAAGGACCAGGTATATGCTGACTGAAACGGGTACTTACAGCATGTACCGCATACTGTCCGATTGAACGGTGCTTTCTAATGAGAAGTAGCGATTTGGCCACTCCATAAACCGTAGAAACAGTTGATACACCTAGCAACAGTAGGACGAGAACGGATGACGAGGAGGTGAACAATATCATATTGGCACTATTAGAGCGGTCAATGAGCATCCAGGTCAAGCCTGTAGATATACTGATGCTTACATCCAAACCAAACCAGCCTTTAAGACATTGCGAGCACGAAACATAAGTCCGACTATCACCATAACTAGCGGAATCTCAACTCACAGTTCCGGCAGCGGCAACCCACTCTTCATTAAGTTCACCTAAAAGCTTTTTCCAATGATGGCTATAAATAATTCGGTCCGTCCACGCCTGTTCCAGCCGGTTTAGATGAGTAACCGGGCAGTCAAACATGAGCTTCGAAAGTTGCAGGTAACGAGCGGTTCGGGTAGGTGGGCGTTGACCCGTAACAACCATCATTCGATCAGCCCGGGCGCATCGCTCCCCGTGGAGATTAATTATTTGACTTTGAACTAAAGGTACGTTAGTATTTATGCGAGTGTTAAAAAAACGACACTGACTTAGTAGTGAATTGACTCGCGCTATAAATCATTCTAATTAGAAACGAAGCAGGAAGGAGAACAAGCGCGTTGCTCACCAACCGACCAGTTCAGGAACTGTGGCTCATTGTTTTCTGGGTTTACTCCCTTAAGGTAATGTTCACACTCTTCGGGAGTGAAGGGAGATGTTGATCCCTCGGAAGAAATATGATCTGCCGCGTGTACATGTTTTAACCGATGGACGTGTGGTTATAAAATGCTGCTTGCATACCTATCATCAATGACGCCAATTGACCTTGTAGCTTTCTTGCGCTCGAAGTATGGTCTACATCGGGCCTGGGCATGTACTCGCAATGAGTCCAATATTCACTTTTAAGCACTCTTTCTACATGGCGAAGGCCCTTGAGTCTATCACAAGTACACTATTGGATTGAAATAAAGTCATACCTAAATGGATATTGCTCCGAACATCAGGAAGGCCAACATCCCCAGTGTTCACTTGGCGTAAAAATGCAATACTCTGCCGATAGTGATCGACAAGATAATACGTGCCAACCTTGTGTCCTGTCTCAGGATCACATATCGGATCGATGTATATATCCATTGTACTGAGCTCAAGctcaatactgtcaaggtCAAGAGACTCAATAACTCGATTTATTTGGCCATAATAAGTTTCTACTCGGGAGAGTATGTCGGGCATCCGTATGTAGGCATCTGTAATAACTCTTGTTCGAGGGTTGTAGAAGAACGGCTTTCTGCTGAACTGTGAGATTATGCATTTGATGGGTGATTGGACGCACTCACCCTTCAATCACATGCGTGAGCTCCACCCATCCATATGGAACTGGGCCAAGAGGCTGTGCCCTTGAACAGTGTCAGTTTGTGCCTATTGATACCAAAAGGAATTGCCATCTACGCGATATTATCTCCTTCTTTAACATCAAGGGGGCCTATTGGTATTATTCTCCTCTTGGCTTGCCCTCTGCGATAATATATGAGTTAGATTAATCGCGCTTTGAAACCGGAAGAAATTCACTAACGCGTGCCTATCTTCATATCTTCGAGAACCAGAAGGAATTATTTCTTTTATGGTGGGTGGCAATTGAACTCCAGAGGTCATCTTGTGCTACAAGTCCATTCATGTATGGATTAGCTGCGGTGGTCACATGTGCACATTTGGCCTGGGGTCACTCACGTTTAGTATGAATTCGAAGACGTATAACGCACTGCAAAGCTACGTCGAGATATAGAAATGCGTGTGTGCGGTCGGAGAGTTCACGATCATACGCGTACATATATTATGGGAGGGTCCTGAACAAACAAAGTCGTTCTTCTTTCAGACTTTTACGGAGGATTGATGTCCGGGGCCACTTGATTGACGCGGTCGGATGTTGGCGCCCGGCACTCAAACCGGTACATTTGATGGGCAGTGCTGAGCTCCAAAAATCGTCAAATTTATTCTATACCAGATCCACTAATCACATTCTAAAGCCAGGGCCCCTAACCCCTTTAGAGCCTTCACGGCATGGAACGAGTTCAGTCAGCCTCGCCAGAGCGGGTGTTTTTGGTTGAATTTTATTATGAAGTAGCCGATAGAATAGTACTAAAACAGCAAAAACTAATCATCAAAGGTGCTTTTCGTCTTTCGATAGGGCTGTAAGGCGCCTATTACCGATGTTCTGCTAGGGTCCCGGGTTGATTGTACATAGATAGTATAACGGTGTACTACATGCACATACTTGAGCTAAATGAGGATATGTGAGTTAATGGGCCAATGCACTACTTGGTCTTTTGTTGTTGTAACGAGGAGCAAGAAGAGCTGAGTAACATACAACAAAGAAATGATCCATGCACATCGGATTTTATTGTGAGAACATAAAATAGAACCAAATCCGAGTCGGAACTGTACCAACTTATAATTAGTCGTGTGGTTGATGTTGTAAAATGATGACTAGGTTTAATACAATGTGCCAGAAGATATGGATGTGTATAGCTTATATGCACATCCAACACCCGCGATTTCACCTAAACTACGTGGTTACAGAGCGCCGATCCGTCCTGTGCTGAGCATCCTATACTAGTGCAACTGAGCGACTAGAAGCGCGTGGATGATCGGCACCGCGCTTAACCATGTGTTATGTCAAACCTAATCAGTAAGTCTAGCGCAAAGTACTTAAACTTGCAATCGGGCTCAATAGTAGGCATGCTGAGTCGTGTGAATAGTACGGAACATCACGATGTAGCATAATTATTATAAGCGTACTCACGTTAATGAGAATTTGATAGGTTTCAGGGTCATTCGGGGAGAGCTGAAAGGGAAATAAAAGGCGACATGTAACACAGCGAAGGGGCAAGTGTGAAGGGTGTTACTTCGATAGCAACAATGGAATTTATATGTATGCATGTGTGGGCTGGTGGTTACATAATTAATTGACCTGTTTTGGGTAATACACCTTTGTGACCACCCAAATAAGGTCCAATAAGACACGCATCTGGCCACAAAGGGACATGATCCTCAACTCAAAAGATGTGCCACGGAAGCAACCAACGCAACCAATGACACACATAGTGAACATTATACTCAGATTTCGACCTCGATACTTCCTAATGAAACTTCGGGCAATCATCCAGCTGAAGGATTCAAGTACCATGACTTGGAGAATAGACCCCACACTCCTTAGCCCGCCTGATGCTGGCTTGAAGGACCATGGCCTAGCAAGCCTATACTGTGCCACACTTTTAGCTCTATATCTAGCTCTCGTCTGTCGCATTTGCCACCCTACATTCAAATTATTCGCATTTACCCAATAAGGCTTCTTTAGCCTGACACACATCAGTTCTTTATTCAATTGGCTGTTGGTTTCTAGCATACAGTGGTAACGCTTGCCTGGAAGCTGCTTGTAGGTTTCACGCATGCAATTTGCCAAACAAATATCGCTGATACAATATGCAATCAGTTTTTATAGCATCTATCACACATCTCACATTACAATACGCATCTCTACTGCGTACGAACACTCGGTCTTTCCTTGGTTCGCTCGACGCATCCTTCTAATCCTTGCGCTCTTAAGACTATCTGATGCCCATTACGCTCAACAAATCTACCAGTATTGTACCCATTGACGAGCGTACCATATATCTAAAGGACATCAAGTTCACGTTGTCTTCGCCTCCTCGCAAACGACGTGATCAACGTACGCGAGCCAGCTCAATCTCCAAACAGTCCGACCGTTGCGTACCCAACTCACCCAGCTGCTCAAGATCCACCCGCCGCCGAGCATCTGTTAGCTCCCGACCATCGCTCTCGCCGTTTCTGTCCTTGGTCGATAATCGAGGGACTGCTTACGGAATAAACACAGGAGTCCAGCTGTCACCCGCCGTTCTCGGCAAGTCTCGCCCCCGGTCCTCATCAGGTCCGATTCCCTGTACGGCTCTGTCATTTGAAACCGACTTTGCACCCTCACCTGGGACACCTGTGACGGTGAACTTCTCTTCATCCTTCAGCCGTTCTCCCTCTACTTCTCCCTCTTTCGGGATCGCTTCGCCGATTCACGTCCTTTTTCAACGGTCCTGTGCGCTGGCTACACTTAAGGGCAATTCTTCGGCTACATCCACAGCTATAACCCAGCCCAAAGCCAGGTCCAAAATTCGCCCAACTCCCATCATGACAAGCGGTAAAAACGGCCACGTGAACGTTTTACTTCTCCCCAAGTCACGAGACAAGGATGGTAACGCCTCGATTCGATCCGGGACCAGTGCGTCCACAAATGCGAGCAAGTCCAAGTCCCGCAAACCTCTTGATCTTTCTTCTTCAAGCAAAGGTTCCAAGACGCCAAATGCCAGTCTCAGAGCGCAACGTTCCCTGACTCCAGCTCGTGGGGTTGCGCATGATACCTTTAGACCACTTCCATATGCGACTCATGCCGCATTGGACGAGTTTTTCGGAGACCCACGTAAAATGAATGCGTTGCATGCGCATCAATCATCGCCGGATCAACTTGGCGCGCGCCCTGACGAAATTGGCTATGGCGGCAGTATCAGCCATCGTGGCGCTGACGGTTGGATTTGGTTTGACGCGATGGAAGAGCAGGAATATGCGTGGCTCATGGGCGAGGCCGAAAACCCCCGTACACCCGAGACCGCACGGCAAACTCCCAAGGAGAAAAAACCCAAGAAACGCGGTTTATTTGGTCGCCGTGGCAGTGTTGCGAGTGTATCATCCGGTGGACGCAGCGATTGGGAGTCATTCGATGCGCTGCGCAGGGGAAGTGAGAGTGGGACTAGTGAAACAGGGATAATCGACCCTACCACATACGATCTCGACCCTACCCGCCCTCCGCGGTATCGCATTCCTGTGGTCGGCGCTCCTGCGACGTACAGGGCTGCGGCGCTCGATGTCGGTGCCTGGGATGCTGCCCTTCACTCGCACATACGTCAGAACGCCGGCAGCGCATCAACGGCCAAGAGTCGCAGAGGCCGATCAAGGCGTGGGAGTTCAAGCAAGAGAGACAGCGAGGAACGACGGCGCCCACCTCCGCTTAACCTCACCGCAGTGACCAACGCCTTGGCCGCTCTCGGTCCTTTGGCTATGCCGAATAACCAACCCGCTCCACTTTCGTCTCGCCGCGCCTCTCTTCCTGCCAACTGTCTCCTGCCACCTTCTCTATCCGATGCAGCCCGCGCAGATTTCGTTTCCTCTTCCTACCAACCTCATCCATCTAAGCGTGATCTGAACTTGGATCCAGAGACCCCCTGGTCCGCCAATCTTCCCAAAGAAACCATCTATCGTTCCATAGGATCTGGGCTTGGTACACCGGGCGTTACACCTGCATCCCCATTCAAGGCTATGTTTTCCCGGCGCGCTTCCCTCACTCCTTTGCCCCTCCGACACGCTCCCGCTCCACTTCCCAAGTCCGGTCATGGATACGAGGTCAAAGGAGTCGGCCACAATGGAACACTACCCAAACTCCCGCCAATGCCGTCGGAGAGCGGAGCTCCGGCAGCGCCGGAAGGGAGAAGAAAAACAAGTTTGGCTGATATCTTTCGACGAGGCTTTAGCACCAAGGGGAGTCGCAAGTAGTTTTTGTTTACTTTGTTCGTTGCATGACTTTCTTTGTTTTCGATATTGTCTCGGTATGCTTTCCCACCACGTTGCACGCTTCCCTGTGTCCTTTGTACAACCAGCTCTGTAGTTACGTATAATTATTGTCCAAAATGCATTAATGCATAGATCACCGTGAAATCAAGAGCGAGGGAGACAAGATAAATCCAATCACCACGTGATCGATTGATTAGTGCGCTTGTTTCAAGCGCATGGGTTTAAAAGTATCCAGTAGAGTATCTCTAAAGCCTTGCACAGGCAGAACGTAGAAGGTATGTCGAAATGGATGCGCATAAAAGGCATCATAACTGGTTCCTATAGAACTGATTTCGCTATATATACATGTGATATGATTAATCTCAAGCAGCTCCAAATGCACCACGACTCGCAGTAAGCTCTGCTCCTAGTTTGTACCCAAGCACCTATGGGAACAATTAATACGAGGGGCCTCTCAGTGAAATAGCTATATAATCTCACCTTGTCCCAGTCGAGTTTCTGTCTTGTTAAAGGCAACGCTCTCCTCAGGCTCTTGAAACTCTTCTCGCCCAAGTCGGCATACGCATCGCCCAGTGCCCGTTCATGTTCGCCTTCTTTCTCGCTAATAATCGCGAGGATTTTCGGAGCAGCCGAAGGGGTGAGGTCGGTTGGGACGGAGAATGTGGGAGTGTAAGCCGTCTGTAGTTGCACCTAACCAAGATACCGGGATCAGAATTGCCCTATAAGGCGACAATTATCACTTACGTTCCCTTGTTCATAGTAATGCACATTGACGAAAACCTTCCCCAACACCTCACCCTTGTTGAGATCAATTGTGTATTCAGAACGCCAACGTCCGGACCTATTAACAATGATGATGTGAGAACCAAATCAAACCACTTGAAACAAACCACCCCTACCAGAAGTTCTGCGGGTTGTATTTGTTGGCTACAATTTGGATCACATAGGTACTGGTATTTGAAGCAAACACGCTTGCCACGCCTTCCTGAAAGTAATCTGCCAGATATTTAAGAGCGTTTTCTTCCAAGGCAGACCTTGAGAAGATAAAAGCTTTAATGTGTTACTGGGAGCTATGATTCAGAGACCGACCGGAATGGTTCGCTTTCAGCATCGATTTCGACGGGCTCGGGCTCAGACGCGGCCTGTAGGTTGATAGGAATTTAGACGTAACACTTACTCAGTTTGCGTTTAAGATAGCTCACCAGAGTAAGATGGTCGAATACAAAACTAGTCTTTGATCTTGGGTCCAAGAAACGGCCCGACTCGGGTATTAGTCCTGCATTGCTGACGATGACCTACAGTGGGATATTAAAAATGAATTGGGTGATACAACCAAATGATTAAGTTCTATACCTGATGCTCTTGATCTGGGACGTTAACACAAACAAATTGCTCCTGATTGTATTTCTCCAATGAAGATTGAATTCCCTCTTGCAACGCGTCGTCG from Rhizoctonia solani chromosome 16, complete sequence includes the following:
- a CDS encoding F-actin-capping protein subunit alpha-2 — encoded protein: MDASQRLSSAASFILQSPPGEINDVISDLRTIVNDDDALQEGIQSSLEKYNQEQFVCVNVPDQEHQVIVSNAGLIPESGRFLDPRSKTSFVFDHLTLAASEPEPVEIDAESEPFRSALEENALKYLADYFQEGVASVFASNTSTYVIQIVANKYNPQNFWSGRWRSEYTIDLNKGEVLGKVFVNVHYYEQGNVQLQTAYTPTFSVPTDLTPSAAPKILAIISEKEGEHERALGDAYADLGEKSFKSLRRALPLTRQKLDWDKVLGYKLGAELTASRGAFGAA
- a CDS encoding tyrosinase produces the protein MQSSHRLSTFDSLYEIATFPCTATPVKSLAAALVAFAAATTAAPSEKRAICANPVTYVEWRSLPQAQRDSFHNAVKFHYVANFLPWHRWFLHLRRLDLTDCGYTGPVPYWDWTIDSGKLATSDIWDPVSGFGGNGNARTRCVENGPYASPGFQLTYPNRHCLARRFNNGNIRDSRIGNMQGSLYSQNAVDTLMRLTDHINFSNEMEEGVHDVIHNVIAGDMAAAFSPNDALFFLHHQNIDRLWAKWQGRNAARLQDYRGNTVQGQDPINGGRYPLAKLTDKLPTQGIRGLPDITVAEVMDTMSDKLCYVVNPPTSLMKFFAVLIPLAAAVLAVPSKSEECTNPEIRVEWRSLTQDQRNSYHNAVKCLQTKPSGVEGLSQYDLFSKRHVDLFGDIHYVAAFLPWHRYFSRARGQLMKQCGYDGPDIYWDWTKDVNNMESSEMFDPVKGFGGTGKQTKTNNTTLNCVNDGPYGLRSNFTLSWPQKRCLQRNFDMRPRRRTWWDKPTSPSTRHSQTQIDNINKKTKFADFWPALEEGPHDSVHNEINNDMAASFSPDDVLFFLHHNNIDRLWALWQDRDQNRLKDYSGSKVQGQNLTDPTRPAASLDNIIFIGMENLGFRNVTVGELMNTQGPVLCYKYDK